From Desulfobaccales bacterium, the proteins below share one genomic window:
- a CDS encoding site-specific integrase codes for MVPPWSRGNNPTTLWRGDNPCKAVSFPKPNNSRQRFLTKEEATTLLDALRKRSPQLARIATMSLYGGLRLSEVLGLTWSNVDLGNGIIYAQDTKNKESRPIFITDPIKQVLDEMTPSSPADRLFKTKTGNPVQWLSKVFWAVVKGIGFNDGISDTREKVCFHSLRHTYASWAVMAGVPLYVVGQAIGHKSLVMTARYAHLAPDSHRAAFEAVALVKAEQGTEQYEAKK; via the coding sequence GTGGTCCCACCCTGGTCCCGGGGTAATAATCCGACCACCCTATGGCGCGGTGATAACCCCTGCAAAGCAGTCAGCTTTCCCAAACCCAACAATTCTCGGCAGAGATTCCTGACCAAAGAAGAGGCAACGACCCTGCTTGACGCTCTCCGCAAACGCAGTCCTCAGTTGGCCAGGATTGCCACCATGTCGCTATACGGGGGATTGCGTCTCAGTGAAGTCCTGGGTCTCACCTGGTCTAATGTTGACCTGGGTAATGGGATCATTTATGCTCAAGATACCAAGAACAAGGAATCCCGTCCAATTTTTATAACCGACCCTATAAAACAAGTACTTGATGAAATGACCCCAAGTTCTCCTGCTGATCGCCTATTTAAAACCAAGACCGGAAACCCCGTTCAATGGCTGAGTAAGGTTTTTTGGGCGGTGGTGAAGGGGATAGGTTTCAATGACGGCATTAGTGATACCCGGGAGAAAGTGTGTTTTCATAGTCTGAGACATACTTATGCGTCGTGGGCAGTCATGGCCGGGGTACCGCTTTATGTGGTCGGGCAGGCCATTGGCCACAAATCCCTGGTCATGACTGCAAGGTATGCGCACCTGGCCCCGGATAGCCATAGAGCCGCATTCGAGGCAGTAGCTCTGGTGAAGGCTGAGCAGGGAACCGAGCAATATGAAGCAAAGAAATAA